The following coding sequences are from one Paracoccus alcaliphilus window:
- a CDS encoding IS5 family transposase translates to MSSWTPTRYKTTNWSSYNSALKRRGSLTIWFDPSMIWSPPPSGKRGRQQAYSDAAIQACLTLKVQFGMPLRQVTGFVESLLGLAGLDWAVPDYSTLCRRQKTLTVDIPYRGGNGPLHLLIDSTGIKAEGEGEWNARRHGGTRRRIWRKVHIAVDEETLEVRAVEATGSDIGDAPMLPELLSQIPSDEDIGSVTGDGAFDTRKCHDAIADRGAEAIIPPRKNAQPWKPTTAGARARNEILRAVKYLGPAIWRRWSGYHRRSRIEAKMHCVKRLGQSLMARDFDRQVAEIQIRCAVMNRYTALGTPMTMPAG, encoded by the coding sequence ATGAGCAGCTGGACCCCGACGAGATACAAGACCACGAACTGGTCGTCCTATAATTCTGCCCTGAAGCGACGTGGCTCGCTGACGATCTGGTTTGATCCGTCGATGATCTGGTCGCCGCCTCCGAGCGGCAAACGAGGCCGCCAGCAAGCTTACAGCGATGCGGCCATCCAGGCTTGCCTGACGCTGAAAGTGCAGTTTGGCATGCCGTTGCGGCAGGTGACGGGCTTTGTCGAAAGTCTGCTCGGTCTGGCAGGGCTGGACTGGGCGGTTCCGGATTACAGCACGCTATGCCGCCGACAGAAGACCCTGACGGTGGATATTCCCTATCGGGGTGGCAACGGCCCGTTACACCTGCTGATCGACAGCACCGGCATCAAGGCGGAGGGCGAAGGCGAGTGGAATGCCCGCAGGCACGGTGGCACCAGGCGGCGCATCTGGCGCAAGGTTCACATCGCGGTCGATGAGGAAACGCTGGAGGTGCGGGCCGTCGAGGCGACCGGGAGCGATATCGGTGATGCGCCGATGCTACCGGAATTGCTCAGCCAGATCCCATCCGATGAGGATATCGGCTCCGTGACTGGCGACGGGGCTTTTGATACCCGCAAGTGCCATGACGCAATTGCAGATCGAGGGGCAGAGGCGATCATCCCGCCGCGCAAGAATGCCCAACCCTGGAAGCCGACAACTGCCGGCGCCCGCGCCCGCAACGAAATCCTCCGGGCCGTCAAATACCTCGGCCCGGCGATCTGGCGACGATGGAGCGGGTATCACCGCCGAAGCCGCATCGAGGCAAAGATGCATTGTGTAAAACGTCTGGGTCAGAGCCTCATGGCGCGGGACTTCGACCGGCAGGTCGCGGAGATCCAAATCCGCTGCGCCGTCATGAACCGTTACACAGCTCTCGGCACGCCCATGACAATGCCAGCAGGATAA
- a CDS encoding Gfo/Idh/MocA family oxidoreductase: protein MTVRIAVIGAGIMGADHARIVAEDLPGATLQVICDPSVERAGRVADACGALHTATDARAVVDRADVDAVIIASPDSTHATLSLACIGARKPVLCEKPLSQSSRECLEVIAAEIAAGRRLVQLGFMRRFDQSYVEMKAALATGVLGRALMMHNFHRNMENPAADFTAAMAITNSAPHEFDVARFVLGIDFTAISAFQPKRSDALVAPVFMVLETDDGQLVNIEINNNAAYGYDVRGELVGEKGSIALNTPSHSRLDLPLAQIIAHAPDWRPRYGEAYRRQNRAFLTFVQTGEFPASAADCWDGYAAAIVAETGMRALSRGCRTTVEMAERPSFYRKEHFT, encoded by the coding sequence ATGACAGTCAGAATTGCCGTGATCGGCGCCGGCATCATGGGCGCCGACCATGCCCGGATCGTGGCCGAGGATCTGCCCGGCGCGACCTTGCAGGTCATCTGCGACCCCTCCGTTGAACGCGCCGGTCGGGTTGCGGATGCCTGCGGTGCCTTGCACACCGCCACCGATGCCCGGGCGGTGGTCGATCGCGCCGATGTCGATGCGGTGATCATCGCCAGCCCCGACAGCACCCATGCCACGCTGTCGCTGGCCTGTATCGGTGCCCGAAAGCCGGTGCTGTGCGAAAAGCCGCTGTCGCAATCCTCGCGGGAATGTCTTGAGGTGATCGCTGCCGAAATCGCCGCAGGTCGTCGCCTCGTCCAGCTGGGCTTCATGCGGCGTTTCGATCAATCCTATGTCGAAATGAAGGCGGCGCTGGCGACGGGGGTGCTGGGGCGGGCGCTGATGATGCATAATTTCCACCGCAATATGGAAAACCCCGCAGCGGATTTCACCGCCGCGATGGCCATCACCAATTCGGCCCCGCATGAATTCGACGTGGCGCGATTTGTCCTCGGGATCGACTTCACCGCGATCTCGGCATTCCAGCCCAAGCGGTCCGACGCGCTGGTGGCGCCCGTCTTCATGGTGTTGGAGACCGATGATGGCCAACTGGTCAATATCGAGATCAACAACAATGCGGCTTACGGCTATGACGTGCGCGGCGAGCTGGTCGGAGAAAAGGGCAGTATTGCCCTGAATACGCCAAGCCACAGCCGTCTGGATCTGCCGTTGGCGCAGATCATCGCCCACGCCCCCGACTGGCGCCCACGTTATGGCGAGGCGTATCGCCGCCAGAACCGGGCCTTTCTGACCTTTGTCCAGACCGGCGAATTTCCCGCCTCGGCTGCGGATTGCTGGGACGGTTATGCCGCCGCCATTGTCGCCGAGACAGGCATGCGCGCGCTGTCCCGAGGTTGCCGGACCACTGTCGAAATGGCTGAAAGGCCGTCGTTCTATCGCAAGGAACACTTTACATGA
- a CDS encoding 3'-5' exonuclease, with the protein MEFRIADTFTDSLARLTAQEQKAAKTTAFDLQLDSTSNGLSFHKLDRAKDKNFWSVRVNADIRIIVHRTPASVLLVYVDHHDDAYKWAERRKIERHPTTGAMQLVEVRERVEEVEIFKPKDVIATPEAITKPDALLFDNLRKFELMAFGVPEEWVNDVRAATEDTLFDIIEHLPQEAQEALLKLAVGEKPQPPEPVPAEADPFAHPDAQRRFRVLTNAEELKQALDYPWDKWAVFLHPAQADLVERNFSGPARVSGSAGTGKTIVALHRAVHLARANPSSTVLLTTFSKPLANALRSKLISLAGNEPRVSTRIVVNAVSAVGYDLYSERFGQPQIAPASLIKSLITKAAAEVEGHRFSTHFLIGEWNDVVDAWQLRSWEEYRDVSRLGRKTRIGGKQREALWSIYERVRAGLAERGVVTWSDIFGRLADSFIQSESRPFDFAVIDEAQDLGVAEARFFAAMASGRNDGLFFAGDLGQRIFQQPFSWKALGLDVRGRSHTLRINYRTSHQIRTHADRLLPSTVSDVDGNTEGRRGTVSMFDGPPPMVLACSDVDHECRAVAGWISDRLKEGSTPHEIGLFVRSNAELKRARTAAKAAGVRFVELNEKIEVEDGAVAISTMHFAKGLEFRSVVVMACDDEVIPESERIESVADDADLEEVYNTERHLLYVACTRARDHLLVTGVAPVSEFVDDFLEDR; encoded by the coding sequence TTGGAATTTCGCATCGCCGATACCTTCACCGACAGCCTCGCCCGTCTGACTGCGCAAGAGCAGAAGGCGGCCAAGACGACCGCGTTTGACCTGCAACTAGACTCAACCTCGAACGGGCTGTCCTTCCACAAGCTCGACCGCGCCAAGGACAAGAATTTCTGGTCGGTACGGGTGAATGCCGACATCCGGATCATCGTGCATCGGACACCCGCCAGCGTCCTGCTGGTCTATGTCGATCACCATGATGACGCCTATAAATGGGCCGAACGGCGCAAGATCGAGCGTCACCCGACCACCGGCGCGATGCAACTGGTCGAGGTGCGCGAGCGGGTTGAAGAGGTCGAGATCTTCAAGCCGAAGGACGTGATCGCCACTCCGGAGGCGATCACCAAACCCGACGCCCTCCTCTTCGACAACCTGCGCAAGTTCGAGCTGATGGCCTTTGGTGTGCCCGAGGAATGGGTGAACGATGTCCGCGCTGCGACCGAGGACACGCTGTTCGACATCATCGAGCATTTGCCGCAAGAAGCGCAGGAAGCGCTACTGAAACTCGCCGTGGGCGAGAAACCGCAGCCGCCCGAACCTGTGCCGGCCGAAGCTGATCCCTTTGCCCATCCCGACGCCCAGCGCCGTTTCCGCGTGCTGACCAATGCCGAGGAACTGAAGCAGGCGCTGGATTATCCTTGGGACAAATGGGCGGTGTTCCTGCACCCGGCCCAAGCCGACCTCGTCGAGCGGAACTTCTCGGGTCCGGCGCGGGTTTCGGGCTCGGCCGGGACAGGAAAAACCATCGTGGCCCTACACCGGGCGGTCCATCTCGCGCGCGCCAATCCTTCCTCCACCGTTCTGCTGACCACGTTTTCAAAGCCGCTGGCGAATGCTCTGCGCAGCAAGCTGATCAGCCTTGCGGGCAACGAGCCCCGAGTCTCGACCCGGATCGTCGTGAACGCAGTCTCGGCGGTTGGCTATGACCTCTATTCCGAGCGGTTCGGGCAGCCCCAGATTGCCCCTGCCTCCCTGATCAAGTCGCTGATCACCAAGGCCGCTGCCGAGGTCGAAGGGCACCGGTTCTCGACCCATTTCCTGATCGGAGAGTGGAACGACGTCGTCGATGCCTGGCAACTGCGCTCCTGGGAAGAGTATCGTGACGTGTCTCGGCTGGGCCGAAAAACGCGAATCGGTGGCAAGCAGCGCGAAGCCCTGTGGTCCATCTATGAGCGGGTCCGTGCAGGGCTGGCAGAGCGGGGTGTTGTGACCTGGTCGGATATCTTTGGTCGCCTGGCGGACAGCTTCATCCAGAGCGAATCACGGCCCTTCGACTTTGCCGTGATTGACGAGGCACAGGATCTGGGTGTCGCCGAAGCACGCTTCTTTGCCGCGATGGCGTCCGGGCGCAATGATGGGCTCTTCTTTGCGGGAGATCTTGGACAGCGCATCTTTCAGCAGCCATTCTCGTGGAAGGCGCTTGGCCTTGATGTTCGCGGCCGCTCTCACACGCTGCGGATCAACTACCGCACGTCGCACCAGATCCGAACCCATGCTGATCGGCTTCTTCCCTCAACCGTTTCGGATGTGGACGGCAATACAGAAGGGCGGCGTGGCACGGTGTCCATGTTCGACGGACCGCCACCCATGGTGTTGGCCTGTAGCGATGTCGATCACGAATGCCGCGCAGTTGCAGGCTGGATCTCGGATCGCCTGAAGGAGGGCAGTACGCCTCACGAAATCGGCCTCTTCGTGCGATCAAACGCGGAACTGAAACGTGCACGCACTGCGGCGAAGGCAGCGGGCGTTCGGTTTGTCGAGCTGAATGAGAAGATCGAAGTAGAGGACGGCGCAGTCGCAATCAGTACGATGCACTTCGCCAAAGGACTCGAGTTTCGGTCTGTAGTGGTCATGGCCTGCGACGACGAGGTGATCCCGGAATCCGAGCGGATCGAGTCCGTTGCCGATGACGCCGACCTCGAGGAGGTCTACAATACCGAAAGACACCTGCTCTACGTGGCCTGCACGAGGGCCAGAGATCACTTGCTGGTCACGGGCGTTGCCCCGGTATCGGAGTTTGTCGACGACTTCCTCGAGGATCGCTGA
- a CDS encoding WYL domain-containing protein has protein sequence MEQSQHNRTQWTSQRRRAFIEHRLYWVGQLGLPDLMGAFDLSRAQASKEINAYKRDHPDNIVYDPHAKTYAMGTMFIPQYETPDASLYLNDLMGISRGACIQNAERYALIPDVFSPPIPSRGVKPETLRPILRAIDAKKRLKITYQSMSADEPKERSISPHALCFDGFRWHCRAFCFSADGFRDFVISRILEVQPLDDDGVDPSSDLDWCMSIMLEVGPHPDLSNAQRRAVELDYEMTGGRAQLEVRKSMLFYTLKRLGLDTPANARPAHQQHIILTGPSELLEQMRGTT, from the coding sequence ATGGAACAGTCGCAGCATAACCGAACACAGTGGACGTCACAGCGCCGTCGCGCTTTCATCGAGCACCGCCTCTATTGGGTAGGTCAGCTCGGGCTGCCAGACTTGATGGGAGCTTTTGACCTCTCAAGGGCACAGGCATCCAAAGAAATTAACGCATACAAACGGGACCATCCCGATAACATCGTCTACGATCCCCATGCCAAAACCTATGCCATGGGAACGATGTTCATCCCTCAATACGAAACACCAGACGCCTCACTCTACCTCAATGATCTAATGGGGATTTCACGCGGCGCCTGCATCCAGAATGCTGAACGATATGCCCTGATCCCAGATGTATTTTCCCCGCCCATCCCATCGCGCGGCGTGAAGCCTGAGACATTGCGCCCCATTTTGAGAGCAATCGACGCGAAGAAGCGGCTAAAGATCACTTACCAGTCGATGTCAGCCGACGAACCGAAAGAGCGATCCATCTCACCCCACGCTCTTTGCTTTGACGGCTTCCGATGGCACTGCCGCGCCTTTTGCTTTTCTGCGGACGGCTTCCGGGACTTCGTGATCAGTCGGATACTCGAAGTCCAACCGCTCGATGACGACGGCGTCGATCCTTCCAGCGATCTCGACTGGTGCATGAGCATCATGTTGGAAGTCGGCCCTCATCCCGATCTGTCCAATGCACAACGGCGAGCTGTTGAACTTGACTACGAAATGACCGGCGGCCGCGCTCAACTCGAAGTTCGCAAAAGTATGCTGTTCTACACCTTGAAGCGGCTGGGTCTTGATACGCCTGCCAACGCTCGACCGGCTCATCAGCAACACATCATTCTCACCGGCCCCTCCGAACTCCTCGAACAGATGAGGGGCACCACATGA
- a CDS encoding ATP-binding cassette domain-containing protein, with protein sequence MAPQKPLIQVKNLDLYFGAFHALKNVSVDFHSGELVGLVGDNGAGKTTLIRVLCGIHKPSSGEVWFDGKQVKEFHPKLAIDNGIETIQQSVGLCDNLSIARNFYLGREPVKKVLGIPFLDFGKMRDMSTRVIREFGLRDNVSADDEVERLSGGERQSVKIGRAVEFKNRVVIMDEPTNHLSVREREHVNELAVQLKEQGLLVIYITHDIFQVHKLADRVVIMENGEKIEDASTDSMTADELEEVIRQGGRKVEKRGAV encoded by the coding sequence ATGGCACCGCAAAAACCCCTTATTCAGGTCAAGAACCTGGACCTCTATTTTGGCGCGTTTCATGCGCTGAAGAACGTCTCCGTCGATTTCCATTCCGGCGAGCTGGTCGGGCTGGTTGGCGACAACGGCGCGGGCAAGACGACGCTGATCCGCGTGCTGTGCGGCATTCACAAGCCCTCATCGGGCGAAGTCTGGTTCGACGGCAAGCAGGTGAAGGAATTCCACCCCAAGCTGGCCATCGACAACGGTATCGAGACGATCCAGCAATCCGTCGGCCTGTGTGACAACCTGTCCATCGCCCGCAATTTCTATCTGGGACGAGAGCCGGTGAAGAAGGTGCTGGGCATCCCCTTCCTCGATTTCGGCAAGATGCGCGACATGTCCACCCGCGTGATCCGCGAATTCGGCCTGCGCGACAACGTGTCCGCCGATGACGAGGTGGAACGCCTGTCGGGCGGCGAACGCCAATCCGTCAAGATCGGCCGCGCGGTCGAGTTCAAGAACCGCGTCGTCATCATGGACGAGCCGACCAACCACCTGTCCGTGCGCGAGCGCGAGCATGTGAACGAACTGGCCGTGCAGCTGAAGGAACAGGGTCTGCTGGTGATCTATATCACCCACGACATCTTTCAGGTCCACAAACTGGCCGACCGCGTTGTCATCATGGAGAACGGCGAAAAGATCGAGGACGCCTCGACCGACTCCATGACCGCAGATGAGTTGGAGGAGGTGATCCGGCAGGGTGGTCGCAAGGTCGAAAAGCGGGGGGCGGTCTGA
- a CDS encoding ABC transporter permease codes for MHKITHGQGFGALIGVAVMLLAFTLIDFSGWWSRATIANVVHFTSILGLIAMGQALVIISKEIDLSVGSVYGLTGVAFITLTPDLGVSGAMVAALLIALVIGFLQGVAVVKGKLPSMIVTLGGLFTVRGIIYVWTGGSVHNFAPEARMHPVTRLLGGELFGIEAAIFWLILICIALNLLLLATRFGNHLLATGGSEDSAESRGVRTDRVKIAAFMLCSLLAGFAGIVTLADRPQTHVTLGDLLELEAIAAAVIGGCLLSGGRGSLVGAVMGAFIVTGFRYQLIALGAPSSWFITFVGIVLIVAVIFNQKLARRFGRSV; via the coding sequence ATGCACAAGATTACGCACGGTCAGGGCTTCGGCGCGCTCATCGGCGTCGCCGTCATGCTTCTGGCCTTTACCCTGATCGACTTCTCCGGATGGTGGTCGCGGGCGACCATCGCGAACGTGGTTCACTTCACGTCCATTCTGGGCCTGATCGCCATGGGCCAGGCTCTGGTCATCATTTCCAAGGAAATCGACCTCTCGGTCGGTTCGGTCTATGGGCTGACGGGGGTGGCCTTCATCACTCTCACCCCCGATCTGGGTGTTTCCGGTGCGATGGTCGCGGCGCTTCTGATCGCTCTGGTCATCGGGTTTCTGCAGGGCGTCGCCGTGGTCAAGGGCAAGCTGCCGTCGATGATCGTGACACTGGGCGGTCTCTTTACGGTGCGCGGGATAATCTATGTCTGGACCGGAGGCTCGGTTCACAACTTCGCACCCGAGGCACGGATGCATCCGGTCACGCGGCTGCTGGGAGGCGAGCTGTTCGGTATCGAGGCGGCGATCTTCTGGCTTATCCTGATCTGCATCGCCCTGAATCTTCTGTTGCTGGCAACCCGATTTGGCAACCATCTGCTGGCCACCGGCGGCAGCGAGGACAGCGCGGAATCGCGCGGCGTGCGCACGGACCGGGTCAAGATCGCGGCCTTCATGCTGTGTTCGCTGCTGGCGGGTTTTGCGGGCATCGTCACGCTGGCGGACCGTCCGCAGACCCACGTCACTCTGGGCGATCTGCTGGAACTGGAGGCGATTGCGGCGGCGGTCATTGGTGGCTGTCTGTTGTCGGGCGGGCGCGGCTCGCTGGTGGGTGCGGTGATGGGCGCCTTCATCGTTACCGGCTTTCGCTATCAGCTGATCGCGTTGGGCGCACCGTCCTCGTGGTTCATCACCTTCGTCGGCATCGTCCTGATCGTGGCGGTGATCTTCAACCAGAAACTGGCGCGCCGTTTCGGGCGCAGCGTTTGA
- a CDS encoding TetR/AcrR family transcriptional regulator — protein MNYNPDEPPRRGRPRRVSDDERRRTIVKAAHEAFVEQGFARTTTAIIAARARVSKRSIYEFFDDKTELFAAVIQGNRHLILDLPRPAEEELPMLDTLVRIFRLDIDEQAEREREAILNLIARESTQFPDLSDYLYENNILRAREELIEWLLVQARQGRMVVDDPLVHAGMLMDIVFGALLPRRRLANRSERVMRIDHIKKRLAIFLRGIRTEDQR, from the coding sequence ATGAACTACAACCCGGACGAGCCGCCCCGGCGTGGGCGACCCAGACGCGTCAGCGATGATGAGCGCCGTCGCACTATCGTGAAAGCAGCGCACGAGGCTTTCGTCGAACAGGGTTTCGCCAGAACGACCACCGCGATCATCGCCGCCAGAGCCAGGGTTTCGAAGCGATCGATCTACGAGTTTTTCGACGACAAGACAGAGTTGTTCGCGGCCGTCATCCAGGGAAACCGGCATCTGATTCTTGATTTGCCGAGGCCCGCGGAGGAGGAGCTGCCGATGCTCGACACGCTGGTCAGGATATTCCGTCTGGACATCGATGAGCAGGCCGAACGGGAACGGGAAGCTATTCTCAACCTTATTGCCAGGGAATCGACGCAGTTCCCCGATCTCTCCGATTATCTTTACGAAAACAATATCCTGCGCGCGCGTGAAGAGTTGATCGAATGGCTGCTGGTGCAGGCACGACAGGGCCGGATGGTCGTGGACGATCCTCTCGTTCACGCGGGCATGTTGATGGACATCGTTTTTGGTGCGTTGCTGCCGCGCCGGAGGCTAGCCAATCGTAGCGAGCGCGTGATGAGAATCGACCACATCAAGAAGCGCCTGGCGATTTTCCTGCGAGGCATCCGTACGGAAGACCAGCGCTGA
- a CDS encoding ABC transporter permease, with translation MALSALKPIVLRHTEIGIFLIAVLLVLLFAVTSDGRWANIYNIASILQVTATLGLMSLGVALVIGTGEIDISVGSTFGMGALVYLWLAVRIDPWLAMLAAVAVGAAIGTFNGLLITRTGTPSLIITLGSLMIFRGIAIALTEGFSFSVPYNARDGFIYGVLGGRDVLGFNTALIWLLVILVVLSVVLKMTPFGNRLLAVGGSAASAHSRGIRVDRIKLSVFIVCGVLAAFAGTLEAGKLGFADGSMGRLMELQAIASCVLGGCLLAGGRISLLGALMGAFVLSSIQSYLVVMGVKPQWFMLLLGLIVVGAAYGDRRLRKWAITR, from the coding sequence ATGGCTCTTTCCGCTCTCAAACCCATTGTCCTGCGACATACCGAGATCGGCATTTTCCTGATTGCGGTGTTGCTGGTACTGCTGTTTGCAGTCACTTCGGACGGGCGATGGGCCAATATCTACAACATCGCCTCGATCCTTCAGGTCACGGCGACGCTGGGGCTGATGTCGCTTGGTGTGGCGCTGGTCATCGGCACGGGTGAGATCGACATCTCGGTCGGATCGACCTTCGGGATGGGAGCGCTGGTCTATCTGTGGCTGGCGGTCCGGATCGACCCCTGGCTGGCGATGCTGGCTGCCGTTGCGGTCGGCGCGGCCATTGGCACGTTCAACGGGCTGCTGATCACCCGCACCGGCACGCCGTCGCTGATCATCACCCTTGGCAGTCTGATGATCTTTCGCGGTATTGCCATTGCGCTGACCGAAGGGTTTTCCTTTTCGGTTCCCTATAATGCGCGGGATGGCTTCATCTATGGGGTGCTTGGCGGGCGCGATGTTCTGGGTTTCAACACCGCGTTGATCTGGCTGCTGGTGATCCTTGTGGTGCTGTCGGTCGTGCTGAAGATGACGCCCTTCGGCAACCGGCTGCTGGCGGTTGGCGGATCTGCCGCCAGCGCCCATTCGCGCGGCATTCGCGTTGACCGGATCAAGCTGTCGGTTTTCATTGTCTGCGGCGTCCTTGCGGCCTTTGCGGGCACATTGGAGGCGGGCAAGCTGGGCTTTGCCGACGGTTCGATGGGGCGGCTGATGGAGCTGCAGGCGATCGCCTCCTGCGTCCTGGGCGGCTGTCTGCTGGCCGGGGGCCGGATCTCGCTGCTGGGGGCGTTGATGGGGGCGTTCGTGCTGTCCTCGATCCAGTCCTATCTGGTGGTGATGGGGGTCAAGCCGCAGTGGTTCATGCTGCTTCTGGGCCTGATCGTGGTGGGGGCGGCCTATGGCGACCGTCGGCTGCGCAAATGGGCCATCACTCGCTGA
- a CDS encoding sugar phosphate isomerase/epimerase family protein: MKLGFVSDSLGGLSFSEVLDHAARMGLAGVEVNTGGWSTAPHFDLAAMKTSAEARRTFAKAFADRGLEIIALNANGNPLHPTQPQQAECLKDTIRIAGEMGITKICAMSGLPAGREGDLMPNWVVSSWPPETQDILRYQWQDKLLPFWSEIATLARDCGVEQIALELHGSQCVYNVPTLLKLREAVGPVIGANLDPSHLFWMGADPLIAAEVLGDAIHHVHAKDTFLNAPVQATTSLLESGSLMDIPARSWSFITLGFGHGEEWWRQFCYRLRMSGYDGWLSVEHEDVLLNSLEGLEKSIALLKSVMPVAASDYQPQTI, translated from the coding sequence ATGAAGCTTGGCTTTGTATCCGACAGCCTTGGTGGCCTGTCTTTTTCCGAGGTACTGGACCATGCCGCGCGCATGGGTCTGGCTGGTGTCGAAGTCAATACCGGCGGCTGGTCCACTGCGCCGCATTTCGATCTGGCCGCGATGAAAACCAGCGCCGAGGCGCGCCGGACCTTTGCCAAGGCTTTCGCAGATCGCGGGCTGGAAATCATCGCGCTGAACGCCAATGGCAATCCGCTGCACCCCACGCAGCCGCAACAGGCCGAATGCCTGAAAGATACGATCCGGATCGCGGGTGAGATGGGCATTACGAAGATCTGCGCCATGTCGGGCCTGCCTGCCGGGCGCGAAGGTGATCTGATGCCGAACTGGGTCGTCTCCTCATGGCCGCCTGAAACGCAGGATATCCTGCGCTATCAGTGGCAGGACAAGCTGCTGCCTTTCTGGTCCGAGATCGCCACGTTGGCCCGGGATTGCGGCGTCGAGCAGATTGCGCTGGAACTGCATGGCAGCCAATGCGTCTATAATGTTCCCACGCTTCTGAAGCTGCGCGAGGCGGTGGGGCCGGTCATCGGCGCCAATCTGGACCCGTCGCATCTGTTCTGGATGGGGGCCGATCCGCTGATTGCCGCCGAGGTCCTGGGCGATGCGATCCATCACGTCCATGCAAAGGACACCTTCCTGAACGCGCCCGTGCAGGCGACGACCTCGCTGTTGGAAAGCGGCTCGCTGATGGATATTCCGGCGCGAAGCTGGTCCTTCATCACGCTTGGCTTCGGACATGGCGAAGAATGGTGGCGTCAGTTCTGTTATCGGCTGCGGATGAGCGGCTATGACGGCTGGTTGTCGGTCGAACATGAGGACGTTCTGCTCAACAGCCTCGAAGGTCTGGAAAAATCCATCGCCCTGTTGAAATCGGTCATGCCCGTCGCGGCCAGCGATTACCAACCACAGACCATCTGA
- a CDS encoding O-methyltransferase, translating to MHQDSTPSTRGSSPIRDNRIRSVIERMNASRNSPPRAGSRPGSGSTRNPEDFADIGFSIHPDQGDLIYLLCRGMGAHRVVDFATSVGMSTLYFAAAMRDNGGGHVIGAELVPAKVDTARRNLEEAGLAEYADIRVGDARETLRDLGGPVDFELIDGWPLPDGPSLARQVIEIVAPQLRVGGYVMNDNAEPDFLDYIRDPANGFISVTLPIKRGTELALKIAEPALVEPRKT from the coding sequence ATGCATCAAGATTCCACCCCCTCCACACGCGGTTCAAGCCCGATCCGCGACAATCGCATCCGCTCTGTCATCGAGCGCATGAACGCCTCGCGAAACAGCCCACCACGCGCCGGATCAAGGCCAGGTTCGGGCTCCACACGCAATCCTGAGGATTTTGCGGATATCGGATTTTCGATCCATCCCGACCAAGGCGACCTCATTTACCTGCTGTGCAGGGGTATGGGCGCCCATCGGGTGGTGGATTTCGCCACTTCCGTCGGCATGTCCACGCTCTATTTTGCAGCCGCGATGCGCGACAATGGCGGTGGGCATGTGATCGGCGCCGAGCTGGTGCCGGCCAAGGTCGATACCGCGCGGCGAAACCTTGAGGAAGCCGGGCTTGCCGAATATGCGGATATTCGCGTGGGCGACGCGCGCGAGACCCTGCGCGACCTCGGCGGGCCAGTCGATTTTGAATTGATCGACGGCTGGCCGCTGCCCGATGGCCCGTCACTCGCCCGTCAAGTTATCGAGATCGTCGCGCCGCAACTGCGCGTCGGTGGCTATGTCATGAATGACAATGCCGAACCTGATTTCCTCGACTATATCCGCGATCCCGCGAATGGCTTCATCTCGGTCACCCTACCGATCAAGCGCGGGACGGAACTGGCCCTCAAGATTGCCGAACCGGCGCTGGTCGAGCCCCGGAAGACGTAA